Proteins encoded by one window of Lactobacillus sp. ESL0684:
- a CDS encoding antibiotic transporter permease, translated as MLTTQFSSLSFLHNWRTKLVYFFITPIIDLFLLVLINAQYTDKLDWSVAVASIAIDAASLAMQTMGQLLIKDADLQIDYELIAKRPFSWRYWTIKTLVALVIGISLALINLGLLFCFGAPIVLIKRAIILLPLLCLYGAILGFVAWAGSWRMNDPYFLINIFSSIMQLVAGVLVIISAYPTWLNKIALLFPFYEPINFIKFGHANLTTSIFVTLIWLIIGIIAYTSQIKFVLQTRSHHY; from the coding sequence ATGCTGACTACGCAATTTTCTTCACTATCATTTTTACATAATTGGCGTACTAAATTAGTTTATTTCTTTATTACACCAATAATTGATTTATTCTTACTAGTCTTAATTAATGCCCAGTATACTGATAAACTCGACTGGAGTGTGGCAGTTGCTTCGATCGCAATTGACGCTGCTAGTCTAGCAATGCAAACAATGGGGCAACTATTAATTAAAGATGCCGATTTACAAATCGATTACGAATTAATCGCTAAACGACCTTTTAGTTGGCGCTATTGGACTATCAAGACGCTAGTTGCTCTAGTTATTGGGATAAGTCTTGCATTAATTAACCTTGGTTTGCTCTTTTGCTTTGGTGCGCCAATTGTACTAATCAAACGAGCAATAATTTTATTGCCGCTGCTTTGTCTTTACGGAGCAATTCTGGGCTTCGTTGCCTGGGCAGGATCATGGCGAATGAATGACCCCTACTTTTTAATAAATATTTTTAGCTCAATCATGCAATTAGTAGCAGGGGTACTGGTAATTATTTCAGCTTATCCCACATGGCTAAATAAAATCGCGCTGCTTTTTCCTTTCTATGAACCAATTAATTTTATCAAATTTGGCCACGCCAATTTGACCACCAGCATATTTGTTACTTTAATTTGGTTAATAATCGGAATTATTGCTTATACCAGCCAAATCAAGTTTGTCTTGCAAACTCGTAGTCACCATTATTAA
- a CDS encoding ABC transporter ATP-binding protein, with amino-acid sequence MKNILSIEHLKKTYEKRGQNFTALVDVSFTIGQGEIVSLLGPNGAGKTTIVSIIGGYLLPTAGKVIMNGHDITTTRKRPRMGVSFGGELGFYRSATAKQNLSFFADLAKVPYRKQTAEITRVLSIVDLAGVANKKISAFSKGMIQRLHIARALLGNPSLLLLDEPTSGLDVEIASSIRNTVKQLADSGISILLTSHTMTEVEQLANNIILLGAGKVFASGSVTEIVKQANSQSSDHPNTLEESYLALAPKLRRK; translated from the coding sequence TTGAAAAACATTTTATCAATTGAACACTTAAAAAAGACCTACGAAAAACGCGGACAAAATTTCACTGCGTTAGTCGATGTTTCGTTTACAATCGGTCAAGGAGAAATAGTATCTTTATTAGGGCCAAATGGTGCAGGTAAAACTACTATTGTCTCAATTATTGGCGGCTACTTGCTGCCAACTGCTGGTAAAGTCATCATGAATGGTCATGACATTACCACCACCAGAAAAAGACCCAGAATGGGCGTTTCTTTTGGCGGGGAATTAGGATTTTACCGTAGTGCAACTGCTAAACAAAACCTATCTTTTTTTGCTGATTTAGCTAAAGTCCCATATAGAAAACAAACAGCAGAAATTACTCGGGTACTATCAATAGTTGACTTAGCAGGCGTTGCCAATAAAAAAATAAGTGCCTTTTCTAAAGGCATGATTCAAAGGCTACATATTGCTCGTGCTCTGCTTGGCAATCCTAGTTTGCTGCTCCTTGACGAACCAACTAGCGGTTTGGATGTTGAAATTGCTAGTAGCATTCGCAACACGGTAAAGCAGCTAGCCGATAGCGGCATCAGTATCTTGCTTACCAGTCATACAATGACTGAAGTTGAGCAATTAGCCAATAATATTATTTTATTGGGGGCTGGCAAAGTATTTGCCAGTGGCAGCGTCACTGAAATTGTTAAGCAAGCAAATAGCCAAAGTTCTGACCATCCCAATACCTTGGAAGAATCTTACTTAGCATTGGCACCAAAACTGCGGAGGAAATAA
- a CDS encoding amino acid permease: protein MDEINAKPKYISWPVLTLMAFCTVIGLDDIMYNFQNQGMPVVTSWIIMCIFYVIPYSLMVGQLGSVFSKEGGGLSSWVRGTDGEFLGYFTAWTYWAASIPYAVDSANELIVDIGWALTGSEKFQSQISNTKFALMTFALFIIFIIVEHYFSRSMEFLSTIGGGLMLVMTLMFVFLAFLGLAKSGGHMATHPFTWKTLIPKFDMHYWTTIAMLIYALNGCELVAPYVTQMKKPKSDFPKAMIALATMTIFLTVFGSFALGIYIDAYHIPNDLKMNGAYYVFDMVGHQYGLGKGLLYFWAWTSVFYNAALLAVLLDAMTRMLISDTGDKYMPRFLRKKDKNDLPVNGYILTVSLSAFIMLLGIFLPDMNDIFNWLLNLNGIISPGVTCWIFYSFMRIRKNPEKFPSNYTFIKNDKLAYLVGLLLLIVTAVATVLGIAPQDVKQFSGYWWYELIINIVAVVVLIGLGAILPGIRRREEEYGIAFSRDQWLSMSVLIIGSVILDLYLGAQKQLFDISAINLGQMKLGLNIILIIIEVAVAIFICWQIGKRKPNQVKN from the coding sequence GTGGATGAAATAAATGCAAAACCGAAATATATTTCGTGGCCAGTCTTGACCTTAATGGCCTTTTGTACAGTTATTGGTCTTGACGATATTATGTATAATTTTCAGAACCAAGGTATGCCTGTTGTTACTTCATGGATTATTATGTGTATTTTTTACGTAATTCCATATTCATTAATGGTTGGACAACTAGGTTCTGTCTTCAGTAAAGAAGGTGGTGGCCTATCTTCATGGGTGCGTGGTACTGATGGCGAATTTCTAGGCTACTTTACTGCTTGGACCTATTGGGCAGCTTCTATTCCTTATGCAGTCGATTCTGCTAATGAATTAATCGTCGATATTGGCTGGGCATTAACTGGCTCGGAAAAATTTCAAAGTCAAATTTCTAACACTAAGTTTGCTTTAATGACTTTTGCCTTATTCATTATCTTCATTATTGTCGAACATTACTTTTCGCGTTCAATGGAATTCCTATCTACCATTGGTGGTGGCTTAATGCTCGTTATGACCTTAATGTTTGTTTTCTTAGCATTTTTAGGCCTAGCAAAATCAGGTGGTCATATGGCAACTCATCCATTTACTTGGAAAACCCTGATTCCTAAATTTGATATGCACTATTGGACAACCATCGCCATGTTAATCTATGCCCTTAACGGTTGTGAATTGGTTGCCCCCTATGTCACCCAAATGAAAAAGCCAAAATCTGATTTCCCTAAAGCTATGATAGCTTTAGCTACAATGACCATTTTCTTAACCGTTTTTGGATCGTTTGCCTTAGGAATCTATATTGATGCTTACCATATTCCTAACGATTTAAAAATGAATGGTGCCTATTACGTCTTTGACATGGTCGGACACCAATACGGCTTGGGTAAAGGCTTGCTCTACTTTTGGGCTTGGACTTCTGTTTTTTATAACGCTGCGTTATTAGCCGTTTTACTTGATGCCATGACCAGAATGTTAATTTCTGATACTGGTGATAAATATATGCCGCGCTTTTTACGTAAAAAGGACAAGAACGATTTACCAGTTAATGGTTATATTCTAACTGTTTCACTTTCTGCATTTATCATGCTGTTGGGAATCTTTTTGCCAGATATGAATGACATCTTTAACTGGTTACTAAACCTTAATGGTATTATCTCACCTGGTGTTACTTGTTGGATTTTCTACTCTTTCATGCGGATTCGCAAAAATCCAGAAAAATTCCCATCTAATTACACATTCATTAAAAATGATAAGTTAGCGTATCTAGTTGGTTTACTTTTACTAATAGTCACTGCAGTGGCCACTGTTTTAGGAATTGCCCCTCAAGATGTTAAGCAATTCAGTGGTTATTGGTGGTACGAATTAATCATTAATATTGTTGCCGTAGTTGTTTTAATCGGTTTAGGAGCAATCTTACCAGGAATCAGACGCCGTGAAGAAGAGTATGGAATTGCCTTTAGCAGAGACCAGTGGCTAAGTATGTCTGTACTAATTATTGGTTCTGTAATTCTAGATCTTTATCTTGGTGCTCAAAAGCAGCTCTTTGACATCTCAGCTATTAATCTTGGTCAGATGAAGTTAGGACTCAATATTATCTTAATCATTATTGAAGTCGCAGTTGCTATCTTTATTTGCTGGCAAATCGGCAAAAGAAAACCTAATCAAGTTAAAAATTAA
- the lepB gene encoding signal peptidase I, whose translation MKSQQNEEESWSKFFLETIIMIAAILGTFYLLITFVISNDRVSGISMQPTFENNERLISFRNFKPKRNDIVVLHPPKTAQDNSKDFYIKRIIGLPGDKIVSKNDKMYVNGKLLSEPYLENHYKKADNDAGHTYTTNFSYKVPKDAYWVMGDHRDVSRDSRFFGPVKRDSIIGKAAVRYWPLNKIQAF comes from the coding sequence ATGAAAAGCCAACAAAATGAAGAAGAAAGTTGGAGTAAATTTTTCTTAGAAACCATCATCATGATAGCTGCTATTCTTGGTACTTTCTATTTGTTAATTACCTTTGTAATTTCAAACGATCGAGTATCTGGGATCTCTATGCAACCAACATTTGAAAATAATGAACGTCTAATTTCATTTCGGAACTTTAAACCCAAGCGAAATGATATTGTAGTGTTGCATCCTCCAAAAACTGCTCAAGACAATTCTAAAGATTTTTATATTAAGCGAATTATCGGATTACCCGGTGATAAAATCGTTTCAAAAAATGACAAAATGTACGTTAATGGTAAGTTACTATCGGAACCTTATCTAGAAAATCACTATAAAAAAGCTGATAATGATGCTGGGCATACTTACACTACAAATTTTAGCTATAAAGTTCCTAAAGATGCTTATTGGGTAATGGGTGATCACCGCGATGTGTCAAGGGATTCACGCTTTTTTGGTCCAGTAAAACGAGACTCTATAATTGGCAAAGCAGCAGTTAGATATTGGCCACTTAATAAAATCCAAGCATTTTAA
- a CDS encoding ABC transporter ATP-binding protein encodes MSYIEVKHNYKRYRTGKTEVLANNDVNFTIEKGELAIILGASGAGKSTILNILGGMDTNSDGKVIIDGKNIANYNKRQLTTYRRNDIGFVFQFYNLIQNLTAKENVELASEIVPDALDPVQTLIDVGLKQRINNFPAELSGGEQQRVAIARAIAKNPKILLCDEPTGALDYETGKSVLQTIANMSRKDGATVVIVTHNSTIAPIADRVIHFHDGQVTKITQNRHPEDIANIRW; translated from the coding sequence ATGAGTTATATCGAAGTAAAGCACAATTATAAACGTTATCGAACTGGAAAAACCGAAGTTTTAGCTAATAATGACGTTAATTTTACGATCGAAAAAGGTGAATTAGCAATCATTCTTGGAGCATCTGGTGCTGGTAAGTCAACAATTCTCAATATCTTAGGAGGAATGGATACTAACAGTGACGGCAAAGTAATTATTGATGGCAAAAATATTGCCAACTATAATAAACGTCAACTTACGACTTATCGGCGTAATGATATTGGTTTTGTTTTTCAATTTTATAACTTAATCCAAAATTTAACAGCCAAAGAAAATGTTGAATTAGCCTCTGAAATTGTCCCTGACGCCTTAGATCCAGTCCAAACATTGATTGATGTCGGACTTAAGCAAAGAATTAATAATTTTCCAGCTGAATTATCCGGTGGTGAACAGCAACGGGTGGCAATTGCCCGCGCGATTGCAAAAAATCCAAAAATTCTACTCTGTGATGAACCAACTGGTGCTCTTGATTACGAAACTGGCAAGAGTGTATTACAGACCATTGCCAATATGAGCCGTAAAGATGGTGCGACTGTTGTTATCGTGACACATAACAGTACCATTGCACCAATTGCTGATCGGGTAATTCACTTTCACGATGGACAAGTTACCAAAATTACTCAAAATAGACATCCCGAAGATATTGCAAACATTAGATGGTAA
- a CDS encoding Cof-type HAD-IIB family hydrolase — MTSIPFKAVAVDMDGTFVNDDKEFDRNRFDQVLTALRKHHVHFIAASGRPLSRLRKDFHGFLDRIDIVADNGAILTQDNKIIARHVFTYQTGIKLINFVQTNYPETQIAASGLNGSYISKKARTQFKNSMRFFYPDVSEIASLEEIPTWENLTKLTLNCSAELANELEKKFNQNSPERIHCTSSGFNNIDVMPSRVNKGQGIKYFLRYFNLTPADLIAFGDGMNDQEMIELAGFSYAMKNGDPKLKTIAKYEAPSNNEMGVLQVLESYLN, encoded by the coding sequence ATGACATCTATCCCTTTTAAAGCAGTAGCAGTTGATATGGACGGAACTTTTGTTAATGACGACAAAGAGTTTGACCGCAACCGCTTTGATCAAGTGTTAACTGCTTTACGTAAACACCATGTTCACTTCATCGCTGCTAGCGGTCGCCCGTTATCACGACTACGCAAGGATTTTCATGGTTTCTTAGACCGAATTGATATCGTAGCAGATAACGGAGCAATTTTGACTCAAGATAATAAAATTATTGCGCGTCATGTTTTCACCTACCAAACTGGTATCAAATTAATTAATTTTGTTCAAACCAATTATCCCGAAACCCAAATTGCCGCAAGTGGTCTTAATGGTTCATACATTAGCAAAAAGGCACGCACTCAATTTAAAAATTCAATGCGCTTCTTTTATCCTGATGTCAGTGAAATTGCCAGTTTAGAGGAAATTCCTACTTGGGAAAATTTGACTAAATTAACCCTTAACTGTTCTGCCGAGTTAGCTAACGAATTAGAGAAAAAATTCAATCAAAATAGTCCTGAGCGTATTCACTGTACAAGTAGCGGCTTTAACAATATTGACGTCATGCCTAGCAGAGTAAACAAAGGGCAAGGAATTAAATATTTCTTACGCTATTTTAACCTCACCCCAGCAGACTTAATTGCTTTTGGTGACGGCATGAATGATCAAGAAATGATTGAACTTGCAGGTTTCAGCTATGCTATGAAAAATGGTGATCCTAAGTTAAAAACAATCGCTAAATATGAAGCACCTAGCAATAACGAAATGGGTGTATTGCAGGTTTTAGAGAGCTACCTAAATTGA
- a CDS encoding zinc-dependent alcohol dehydrogenase family protein produces the protein MRAAVFVEPGKIGLEEVPKPTIKKPTDAIIKIVQTCVCGSDLWWYRGLSSRKKKSLIGHEAIGVVTELGNEVKQVKVGDFVIVPFTHGCGYCANCLAGFDGNCLNQEAGPNGGYQGEYLRYYNANWGLVKIPGKPKDYSQEQLNSLLTLADVMATGYHAAYSAQVQPGDTVAVVGDGAVGLCGVISAKLRGAKRIIAMSRHEDRQRLAKEFGATDIVCERGEAGVAKVMTLTNGTGVDAALECVGTDLAIETASQVCRAGAIVGRVGLPQVTNLDTAKLFNNNVGLRGGIAAVTTHDRKILLDAVLTGKINPGKVFTKVFTLDQIQAAYEAMDKRLAIKSLVKVADC, from the coding sequence ATGAGAGCAGCTGTTTTTGTTGAACCTGGCAAGATTGGGCTTGAAGAAGTACCTAAACCAACTATTAAAAAGCCAACTGATGCAATTATTAAAATTGTTCAGACTTGTGTTTGTGGTTCAGATTTGTGGTGGTACCGCGGCCTTTCTAGTCGTAAAAAGAAATCCTTGATTGGACATGAGGCAATTGGAGTTGTCACTGAGCTTGGAAACGAGGTTAAGCAAGTTAAGGTGGGAGATTTTGTAATTGTGCCCTTTACTCATGGTTGCGGATATTGTGCTAATTGCTTGGCCGGGTTTGATGGTAATTGTTTAAATCAGGAAGCTGGGCCAAATGGTGGCTACCAAGGTGAGTATTTGCGTTATTACAATGCTAATTGGGGCCTAGTAAAAATCCCAGGAAAGCCTAAGGATTATTCACAAGAGCAATTGAATTCTTTACTAACTTTAGCCGATGTGATGGCTACGGGTTATCATGCTGCTTATAGCGCGCAAGTGCAGCCTGGTGATACAGTGGCTGTGGTTGGTGATGGCGCTGTAGGATTATGTGGTGTAATTTCAGCAAAATTGCGCGGTGCTAAACGAATTATTGCAATGAGCAGACATGAAGATCGTCAGCGATTAGCTAAAGAGTTTGGTGCAACCGACATCGTTTGTGAAAGAGGAGAAGCAGGAGTTGCTAAGGTCATGACTCTGACTAATGGCACAGGAGTTGATGCTGCGCTAGAATGTGTTGGAACTGACTTGGCAATTGAAACTGCCAGCCAAGTTTGTCGTGCTGGAGCAATTGTAGGGCGAGTTGGTTTGCCACAGGTTACGAACCTTGATACAGCTAAACTTTTTAATAATAATGTCGGGTTGCGTGGTGGAATTGCAGCGGTAACTACACATGACCGTAAGATTTTACTTGATGCTGTATTAACGGGGAAAATAAATCCTGGTAAGGTCTTTACTAAAGTATTTACTCTTGATCAAATTCAAGCAGCATATGAAGCGATGGACAAGCGCTTGGCAATCAAGTCATTGGTAAAGGTTGCAGATTGTTAA
- a CDS encoding GrpB family protein has protein sequence MTSLEHLQRVTIGKVAKNKPIKLVDYDPNWATFFEAQKTKIKRALGKTALKIEHVGSTAIPGLCAKPIVDILLLVPDSAKEQSYLPQLEEAGFSLRIREPDFEEHRMLIDVGERLHLHVYSPNSKEAKDLVNFRDWLRINEVDRLKYQQTKADLAKQNWSTVQDYADAKGPVIDEIKQHANAYFAQKR, from the coding sequence ATGACATCACTTGAGCATTTACAAAGGGTAACTATTGGCAAGGTAGCCAAAAATAAGCCTATTAAATTAGTCGATTATGATCCAAATTGGGCAACGTTTTTTGAAGCTCAAAAAACTAAAATTAAGCGGGCCTTAGGTAAAACAGCCCTAAAAATCGAACATGTTGGTTCGACGGCAATTCCGGGATTATGTGCTAAGCCAATTGTTGATATTTTACTGCTAGTTCCTGATTCAGCTAAGGAGCAAAGTTACTTGCCACAGCTGGAAGAAGCAGGCTTTAGCTTGCGGATACGCGAGCCAGACTTTGAAGAACATCGGATGCTGATTGATGTTGGCGAACGTCTACATTTGCATGTTTATAGTCCCAACAGTAAAGAAGCAAAAGACTTAGTTAACTTCCGAGATTGGCTCAGAATTAATGAGGTTGATCGCTTAAAATATCAGCAAACAAAAGCCGACCTGGCTAAGCAAAATTGGTCAACAGTTCAAGATTATGCTGATGCTAAGGGGCCAGTGATTGACGAAATTAAGCAACATGCTAATGCTTATTTTGCACAAAAAAGGTAG
- a CDS encoding multidrug ABC transporter permease, which yields MRFIRLFYFHVKDYLSDQYFVWLTITSTVSIFLVQYTVAYASHTLTNPMLWRQSGIFGLWTSCTTVAGCINFEQAKGTLPYLLNNQYDERLSLITLLLPASSYGLCSFPIAFILAKIFGVATGQVTGQFVLSCLLLWLAASLMGILIASCLTLTSDAMVYETLIGTPILLLAGLFGNSAILTPLTNISKWLIPLTTPVANITRQQSLDWPAYLCSLCLWMILINLVVKKINFLARKKGALKII from the coding sequence ATGAGATTTATCCGTTTGTTTTATTTCCATGTCAAAGATTACTTGTCAGATCAGTACTTCGTCTGGTTAACAATTACCAGTACAGTATCGATCTTCTTAGTCCAATACACTGTCGCTTATGCCAGTCATACTCTTACTAATCCTATGCTTTGGCGACAAAGCGGGATTTTCGGACTATGGACTTCGTGTACCACTGTTGCTGGCTGCATTAATTTTGAACAGGCAAAAGGCACATTGCCCTACCTATTGAACAATCAATACGATGAACGTCTGTCACTAATTACGTTATTGCTACCTGCTTCTAGTTATGGACTGTGTAGTTTTCCGATTGCCTTTATTTTAGCCAAAATTTTTGGCGTGGCAACTGGACAAGTTACCGGACAGTTTGTCTTAAGCTGCTTACTATTATGGCTGGCAGCAAGCTTGATGGGAATCTTAATTGCCTCTTGCTTAACCCTAACTAGCGATGCGATGGTTTACGAAACGCTAATTGGTACACCAATTTTATTGTTAGCTGGGTTATTCGGTAACAGCGCAATTCTAACACCATTAACTAACATTTCTAAGTGGTTGATTCCATTAACTACACCCGTTGCCAATATTACCAGGCAGCAAAGCCTTGACTGGCCTGCCTACTTATGCAGTCTGTGTCTTTGGATGATTCTGATTAATTTAGTAGTTAAAAAGATTAACTTTTTAGCTCGTAAGAAAGGAGCTCTGAAGATAATCTAA
- a CDS encoding FtsX-like permease family protein: MNKIIWQDIWQSIKHTKGQFLSIFGLMLIGAFALVGLMVTGPDMRDTGNHYAQKLNTPDLSVMSNYGLDKQDAKKIRQTKGLKDVEFGYMTDTVVKNSTKSFRIFSKPKKIGKYELRKGRLPKHNNEIALAAQFSKKYHLGQTIVFTEKKSALGTTLLKRHQFKIVGFIYSGQILSNVNLGQSTNGTGELNGYGIVNPQNFDHTVYTVANLTYKNLHGLDSYSKNYSEKLRRHKKALTKTLKSNAGARKQRIIATAKKQLQPSEQKLSQTKQKLNSAKKQLIDNQNELTTQKEQLTAQARQNPNPSPEEQLSAKQAQAKITVAEKQLQAKQAEFTAKSKTAVQKITAGQTKIAKAKKQLKQLKKPSYSVNNRREIPGGDGNLVHTTVAQVVDDLAKVFPIFLYFVAALVTFTTMNRFIDEERINSGTLKALGYDDHTIISKFVFYGFSAGTLGTLVGIFLGHTLMPQIVYHAYYQSITLPPIETHFYWPISLIALILAWISSVLPAYLTAKNEFREQPAALLLPKPPAAGSKILLEKIPFIWHRLNFTHKVTARNIFRYKKRMLMTIFGVCGAATLLFAGFAVKNSISNMNERQFSQLLHYDLIVAHSSSNTKAIKAKLQQKAIKSETPVYYESMNKTTGKNGDNQSITLIVPQKQQSFSKYVTLNQRSTNQKIKLSNRGVIISERLADLLGAKKGSQITLNSATGHQQKMTVAGITEMYTGHFVFMNQRQYQQVFNHKYHPNANLVILKNSDQANTRKEAAQFMKLSGISGVVQNTAISQELDVVVQSLNLIMIVLIVVAGLLAVVILYNLTNINIAERIRELSTIKVLGFYEKEVTLYIYRETILLTGIGILVGYLTGDLLYRYILYVVPPDNVMFNPALTASSFLWPLGVIGIVTIVLGYVVNRKLSNLDMLEALKSVD; encoded by the coding sequence ATGAATAAGATAATTTGGCAAGATATCTGGCAATCAATTAAACATACTAAAGGACAATTTTTATCAATTTTTGGCTTAATGCTGATTGGTGCTTTTGCCCTAGTCGGCCTGATGGTTACTGGGCCAGATATGCGTGATACCGGTAATCACTATGCACAAAAACTCAATACACCTGATTTATCCGTCATGAGTAATTATGGACTTGATAAACAAGATGCTAAAAAAATCCGCCAAACTAAAGGTCTTAAAGATGTTGAGTTCGGTTATATGACCGATACCGTGGTCAAAAATAGTACTAAAAGTTTCCGAATTTTTTCTAAGCCTAAAAAAATTGGCAAATACGAATTACGCAAAGGTCGTTTACCAAAACATAATAATGAAATTGCCCTAGCTGCTCAGTTTTCCAAAAAATATCATCTTGGGCAAACAATTGTTTTTACTGAAAAAAAGAGTGCTTTAGGAACCACACTGTTAAAACGGCATCAATTCAAAATAGTTGGTTTTATCTATTCTGGGCAAATCCTATCAAATGTTAATCTGGGTCAAAGTACTAACGGTACTGGCGAACTCAACGGTTATGGGATCGTCAATCCCCAAAACTTCGACCATACGGTTTACACAGTAGCTAATCTAACTTACAAAAATCTGCATGGCCTTGATTCTTATAGCAAAAATTATTCTGAAAAACTCCGTCGTCATAAAAAAGCATTGACTAAAACACTCAAGTCCAATGCTGGAGCTCGCAAACAGCGGATTATTGCGACTGCGAAAAAACAGCTACAACCGAGTGAACAAAAACTGTCTCAGACAAAGCAAAAGTTAAATTCAGCCAAAAAACAATTGATCGATAATCAGAATGAATTAACAACTCAAAAGGAGCAATTAACCGCGCAAGCTCGGCAGAATCCAAATCCATCTCCAGAAGAGCAATTATCTGCCAAACAAGCTCAAGCCAAAATAACTGTGGCTGAAAAACAATTGCAAGCTAAGCAAGCAGAATTCACTGCCAAAAGTAAAACCGCAGTTCAAAAAATTACTGCAGGACAAACTAAAATTGCTAAAGCCAAAAAGCAGCTTAAACAACTGAAAAAGCCCAGTTATAGCGTCAATAATCGTCGAGAAATTCCTGGTGGTGATGGTAACTTGGTTCATACCACAGTCGCACAGGTGGTGGATGATCTAGCCAAAGTCTTCCCCATTTTCCTTTACTTTGTAGCTGCGTTAGTTACGTTTACTACGATGAACCGCTTCATTGATGAGGAAAGAATCAATTCTGGTACTTTAAAGGCTCTAGGTTATGATGATCATACCATTATTAGTAAGTTCGTTTTCTACGGCTTTTCAGCTGGGACTCTGGGTACTTTGGTTGGCATTTTCTTAGGACATACATTAATGCCTCAAATTGTTTATCATGCTTATTACCAATCGATTACTCTGCCGCCGATTGAAACCCACTTTTATTGGCCAATCAGCTTGATTGCCCTCATTTTAGCTTGGATAAGTTCTGTTCTACCAGCATATTTAACCGCAAAAAATGAATTTCGAGAACAACCAGCAGCATTACTATTACCAAAGCCACCAGCAGCTGGCTCTAAAATCTTGTTAGAAAAAATTCCCTTTATTTGGCATCGACTTAACTTTACGCATAAAGTCACTGCTCGGAATATTTTTCGCTATAAAAAACGGATGCTAATGACCATCTTTGGCGTTTGTGGTGCTGCTACGCTACTTTTTGCTGGTTTTGCAGTCAAAAATTCGATTAGTAACATGAATGAACGGCAATTTTCACAGTTGCTTCATTATGATTTGATTGTCGCTCACAGTTCCAGCAATACTAAGGCAATTAAAGCTAAGTTGCAGCAAAAAGCGATTAAATCGGAAACTCCAGTTTACTATGAGTCAATGAATAAAACTACTGGTAAAAATGGTGATAATCAAAGCATTACTTTAATTGTTCCGCAAAAGCAGCAGAGCTTTTCTAAATACGTTACCCTTAATCAGCGCTCAACCAACCAGAAAATCAAACTCTCTAATCGGGGTGTGATTATTTCAGAGCGTCTAGCTGATTTATTGGGAGCTAAAAAAGGTAGTCAAATTACCCTAAATAGTGCCACTGGTCATCAACAAAAAATGACGGTTGCTGGAATTACCGAAATGTACACCGGACACTTTGTCTTTATGAATCAACGGCAATATCAGCAAGTCTTTAATCATAAATATCACCCCAATGCCAATCTAGTTATCTTAAAAAATAGTGACCAAGCAAATACTCGCAAAGAAGCAGCGCAATTCATGAAATTAAGCGGTATTAGCGGCGTTGTCCAAAATACTGCTATCAGCCAGGAACTCGACGTAGTTGTACAATCACTCAACCTAATTATGATAGTCTTAATCGTTGTGGCCGGCCTACTAGCAGTTGTCATTTTATACAACCTAACTAATATTAATATTGCCGAGCGCATTCGCGAGTTGTCAACAATTAAAGTATTAGGCTTTTATGAAAAAGAAGTTACACTATATATCTACCGAGAAACAATTTTACTAACTGGAATAGGAATTTTAGTGGGTTATCTGACAGGTGATTTACTCTATCGCTACATCTTGTATGTAGTTCCACCCGATAATGTAATGTTCAACCCAGCACTAACCGCGTCAAGTTTTCTTTGGCCTCTAGGAGTCATCGGGATTGTGACTATCGTATTAGGCTATGTTGTTAATCGCAAATTAAGTAATTTAGACATGCTTGAAGCTTTAAAATCCGTCGATTAA